The proteins below are encoded in one region of Methanobrevibacter sp.:
- a CDS encoding DUF4013 domain-containing protein has protein sequence MELSEILGDALAYPLNNVKALIIYVILGVIAAIVLTFTGVGTIASFATDHWLVGGGIAVIGLIIALIIFLVIEGYCLDIVKFGINRENRGPEVDVVRQAINGLKLFVVNVVYMIIPFVVTYILGKLLGLVGSIIGLIVIIVFAFTLFMAQCRLAKNENLSDALNIPEAIADISRVGILKILALIVLLAIVCIIAGVIFAAIASLGDAGSTISLILSGIFEIYFLFVAYRASGLLYSNA, from the coding sequence ATGGAATTAAGTGAAATTTTAGGGGATGCTTTGGCATACCCATTAAATAACGTTAAAGCACTTATTATTTATGTAATTCTTGGAGTAATCGCTGCAATTGTTCTTACTTTTACTGGTGTGGGTACTATTGCAAGTTTCGCTACAGACCACTGGTTAGTTGGTGGAGGAATTGCAGTTATAGGATTAATCATTGCTTTAATCATATTTTTAGTAATTGAAGGGTACTGTTTGGATATTGTAAAATTCGGAATTAACAGAGAAAACAGAGGTCCTGAAGTAGATGTTGTAAGACAAGCAATCAATGGTTTAAAATTATTTGTTGTAAATGTTGTCTACATGATCATTCCTTTTGTTGTTACATATATTTTAGGTAAATTATTAGGACTTGTAGGTTCAATCATTGGATTAATTGTTATTATTGTATTTGCATTCACTTTATTCATGGCACAATGCAGATTAGCTAAAAATGAAAATTTATCCGATGCTTTAAACATTCCTGAAGCTATTGCTGATATCAGTAGAGTAGGAATATTAAAAATCCTAGCTCTTATTGTATTATTAGCTATTGTATGTATTATTGCAGGAGTTATTTTTGCTGCAATTGCTAGCTTAGGTGATGCTGGATCTACTATTTCATTAATTTTAAGTGGGATATTTGAAATCTACTTCTTATTTGTTGCTTACAGAGCATCTGGTTTATTATATTCTAATGCTTAG
- a CDS encoding GNAT family N-acetyltransferase, whose product MSQFSYRFAKKEDLPLILEFIKELAEYEKMLDEVIATEELLNEWIFDKKVAEVIFALEDDNEVGFALFFHNFSTFLGRAGIYLEDLFVKPEYRGKGYGKGLIKTLAEIAVERGCGRLEWWCLNWNQPSIDFYLSLGAEPMKDWTVFRISGDTLGELGKNK is encoded by the coding sequence ATGTCTCAGTTTTCTTATAGATTTGCCAAAAAGGAAGATTTGCCTTTAATTTTAGAATTCATTAAAGAATTGGCTGAATATGAAAAAATGCTTGATGAAGTTATTGCAACAGAAGAACTATTGAACGAATGGATCTTCGATAAAAAGGTTGCAGAAGTGATATTTGCACTTGAAGATGACAATGAAGTTGGTTTTGCATTGTTTTTCCATAATTTCTCAACATTTTTGGGTCGTGCAGGAATTTATCTTGAAGATTTGTTCGTAAAGCCGGAATATCGTGGAAAAGGTTATGGTAAGGGATTAATTAAAACATTGGCAGAAATTGCAGTTGAAAGAGGCTGTGGGAGATTGGAGTGGTGGTGTCTTAACTGGAACCAGCCAAGCATTGATTTTTACTTGTCTCTTGGTGCTGAACCGATGAAAGACTGGACAGTATTTAGAATAAGTGGAGATACATTAGGTGAATTGGGAAAAAATAAGTGA
- a CDS encoding helix-turn-helix transcriptional regulator produces MSSKSGMECPINKAVELFNKKWTIQLIRDMFFGKKQFKDFQEDKPNLSNKVLSQRLKEMEEKGLIEKRIINTSPVSTEYHLTEYGKKSNKVIYELAAFIVESPNYPEYKNNKEELKKTFETTLNIKN; encoded by the coding sequence ATGAGTTCTAAGTCAGGTATGGAATGTCCAATAAATAAAGCAGTCGAGTTGTTTAATAAAAAATGGACCATTCAATTAATAAGAGACATGTTCTTTGGAAAAAAGCAGTTCAAAGACTTCCAGGAAGATAAACCTAACTTAAGCAATAAAGTTTTATCCCAACGCCTCAAAGAAATGGAAGAAAAAGGACTAATCGAAAAAAGAATAATAAACACATCACCAGTATCTACAGAATACCACTTAACAGAGTACGGTAAAAAATCAAATAAAGTAATTTATGAGTTGGCGGCTTTCATTGTAGAAAGTCCAAACTATCCAGAATATAAAAATAATAAAGAAGAACTCAAAAAAACTTTTGAGACTACTTTAAATATAAAAAATTAA
- a CDS encoding NAD(P)/FAD-dependent oxidoreductase, with protein MDYDVIYIGSGNAAWQGGRFLRKAGLKILIIEESLFGGACANRGCNSKALLDAPYEIKALADNFEGVGKAGNFEVSWPDLMKYKQKRISGMAEFLDGKFKEYDLDVAHGKGVIVDEHTVKVGDETFTTDKIVICTGLKPVIPDIKGKEYLHDSTDFLDIAELPKHAIIIGAGFVGMEFASILAEAGLEADVIIRGNMALKYFHQPYVQNVIEILKKKNIRFHFNQTVKEVIKDESVIIDNPEAKVANVENSINCDEFLRDPEAKIDNKAYDNAFTVNLENGESITGDYVIAAMGREANVEDIGLENVGLTYTSKGIKVNGHLQTAVPNIYASGDVADTGIAKLVTVAIHHSKYLAKELLGEADEIKYPVVPAVAYTIPRIATVGVPAYIADKSDEYEVHTIRYGNSYSIELKNDKTAEVKVIVDKELNIVGAEIYAADAENVANMFTFIINKKITLEELDEMIYAFPSSSSVCLYKLHKIHYKF; from the coding sequence ATGGATTATGATGTCATTTATATTGGAAGTGGAAATGCAGCATGGCAAGGAGGCCGTTTCTTAAGAAAAGCAGGTCTTAAAATATTAATTATAGAAGAAAGCCTTTTCGGTGGAGCATGTGCAAACAGAGGTTGCAACTCAAAGGCACTGCTTGATGCACCATATGAAATCAAAGCATTAGCTGACAATTTTGAGGGTGTGGGAAAAGCAGGCAACTTTGAAGTCAGCTGGCCGGATTTAATGAAATACAAACAGAAACGTATTTCAGGAATGGCTGAATTTTTAGATGGCAAATTCAAGGAATATGACTTGGATGTTGCACATGGAAAAGGAGTGATTGTGGATGAACACACAGTAAAAGTGGGCGATGAAACCTTCACAACAGATAAAATTGTAATATGTACAGGTTTAAAACCAGTCATTCCAGACATTAAAGGTAAGGAATACTTGCATGACAGCACTGACTTTTTAGATATTGCAGAGCTTCCAAAGCATGCAATCATAATTGGTGCAGGATTTGTTGGTATGGAGTTTGCATCAATACTTGCAGAAGCAGGACTTGAAGCAGATGTTATAATTCGTGGAAACATGGCATTAAAGTACTTCCACCAGCCATATGTGCAAAATGTAATTGAAATCCTAAAGAAGAAAAATATTCGTTTCCATTTCAACCAGACAGTAAAAGAAGTCATTAAGGATGAAAGTGTCATAATCGATAATCCTGAAGCTAAAGTTGCAAATGTTGAAAATTCAATTAACTGTGATGAATTCCTAAGAGATCCAGAAGCAAAAATAGACAATAAAGCTTATGATAATGCATTTACAGTCAACCTTGAGAATGGTGAAAGCATAACTGGGGATTATGTAATTGCAGCTATGGGAAGGGAAGCAAATGTTGAAGATATTGGCCTTGAAAATGTAGGATTGACATACACAAGTAAAGGAATCAAGGTAAATGGACACCTGCAGACTGCTGTTCCAAACATATATGCATCAGGAGATGTTGCAGATACAGGAATAGCTAAACTCGTAACCGTTGCAATACATCACTCAAAATATCTCGCAAAAGAGCTATTGGGTGAAGCTGATGAAATCAAATATCCTGTAGTGCCTGCAGTTGCATATACAATACCAAGAATAGCAACAGTCGGTGTTCCAGCATACATTGCAGATAAAAGCGATGAATATGAGGTTCACACAATAAGATATGGTAATTCATATTCTATTGAACTTAAAAATGATAAAACAGCTGAAGTAAAAGTAATTGTTGATAAGGAATTGAATATTGTAGGTGCTGAAATATATGCAGCAGATGCAGAAAACGTAGCAAACATGTTTACATTCATTATCAATAAAAAAATAACTTTGGAAGAGCTTGATGAAATGATTTATGCATTCCCTTCAAGTAGTTCTGTATGCTTGTATAAGTTACACAAGATACATTACAAATTTTAA